In one Streptomyces marincola genomic region, the following are encoded:
- a CDS encoding acyl-CoA dehydrogenase family protein produces the protein MTPRTHSVTNQVPPLVGYDVFGQDAALSEAFARHVSAGTADEATAELRALGEAAGSAEAAELGARANAYPPVLRTHDRYGHRVDEVDFPPAWHQLLERAVAAGLTDAWSRPDGHLRRAAGFLVWTQVEAGHGCPLSMTHAAVPALRAEPELARVWEPLLTSRTYDPGLRPAAGKAGALAGMGMTEKQGGSDVRTNTTRAEPLAEAGVYALTGHKWFCSAPMSDAFLVLAQAPGGLTCFLLPRVLPDGTRNAFRLQRLKDKLGNRSNASAEVEFDGTTLARRVGEEGRGVATIIEMVAATRLDCAAGSAALMRQAVAQAVHHAAHREAFGGRLVDKPLMRNVLADLAIESEAATALTMRLAAACDAAAAGSAQERHLLRIAVPAAKYWITKRCTPLVVEALECLGGNGYVEESGMPRLLRESPLNSIWEGSGNVQALDVLRALRRDPGALNAFLTEIGRAAGADHRLDAATKALLTEMSDLEGIEGRARRLAERIALVLQGSLLVRYAPPEVADAFCASRLGGEWGAAFGTLPDSGALTAVVERARPLNGT, from the coding sequence ATGACGCCACGCACTCACTCGGTGACCAACCAGGTCCCGCCCCTGGTGGGCTACGACGTGTTCGGGCAGGACGCCGCGCTCTCCGAGGCGTTCGCCCGGCACGTGTCCGCGGGCACCGCCGACGAGGCGACCGCGGAACTGCGCGCGCTCGGCGAGGCGGCCGGCTCCGCCGAGGCGGCCGAGCTCGGGGCGCGGGCGAACGCGTACCCGCCGGTGCTGCGCACCCACGACCGCTACGGCCACCGCGTCGACGAGGTCGACTTCCCCCCGGCGTGGCACCAACTGCTGGAGCGGGCCGTCGCGGCCGGGCTCACCGACGCGTGGTCGCGCCCTGACGGGCACCTGCGGCGCGCCGCGGGCTTCCTGGTGTGGACGCAGGTGGAGGCGGGGCACGGCTGCCCCCTGTCCATGACGCACGCCGCCGTGCCCGCGCTGCGCGCCGAACCAGAACTCGCCCGCGTCTGGGAGCCGTTGCTCACCTCGCGGACCTACGATCCCGGACTCCGCCCCGCGGCCGGCAAGGCGGGCGCGCTGGCCGGGATGGGCATGACGGAGAAGCAGGGCGGCTCCGACGTGCGGACCAACACCACGCGCGCCGAACCGCTCGCGGAGGCCGGCGTCTACGCGCTCACCGGGCACAAGTGGTTCTGCTCCGCGCCGATGTCGGACGCGTTCCTCGTGCTCGCGCAGGCCCCCGGGGGCCTGACCTGCTTCCTGCTGCCCCGGGTGCTGCCGGACGGCACGCGCAACGCGTTCCGCCTCCAGCGGCTCAAGGACAAGCTGGGCAACCGCTCCAACGCCTCGGCCGAGGTCGAGTTCGACGGCACCACCCTGGCCCGGCGCGTGGGCGAGGAGGGCCGGGGCGTGGCGACGATCATCGAGATGGTCGCCGCCACGCGCCTGGACTGCGCGGCCGGCTCCGCGGCCCTCATGCGGCAGGCGGTGGCGCAGGCGGTGCACCACGCCGCCCACCGGGAGGCGTTCGGCGGCCGGCTCGTCGACAAACCGCTGATGCGCAACGTTCTGGCCGACCTCGCGATCGAGTCGGAGGCGGCGACCGCGCTCACGATGCGCCTCGCGGCGGCCTGCGACGCCGCGGCGGCGGGCAGCGCGCAGGAACGGCACCTGCTGCGGATCGCGGTCCCGGCGGCCAAGTACTGGATCACCAAGCGCTGCACACCGCTGGTCGTCGAAGCCCTCGAATGCCTGGGCGGCAACGGCTACGTGGAGGAGTCCGGCATGCCGCGCCTGCTGCGCGAGTCGCCGCTGAACTCCATCTGGGAGGGCTCGGGCAACGTGCAGGCCCTCGACGTGCTGCGGGCGCTGCGCCGGGACCCCGGCGCCCTGAACGCGTTCCTCACCGAGATCGGCCGGGCGGCCGGCGCGGACCACCGGCTCGACGCCGCGACGAAGGCGCTGCTGACGGAGATGTCCGACCTGGAGGGCATCGAGGGCCGGGCCCGGCGCCTGGCCGAACGGATCGCGCTCGTGCTCCAGGGCTCCCTGCTGGTGCGGTACGCGCCGCCCGAGGTGGCGGACGCCTTCTGCGCCTCGCGGCTGGGCGGCGAGTGGGGTGCGGCGTTCGGGACCCTGCCCGACTCCGGGGCGCTGACCGCCGTGGTCGAGCGCGCCCGGCCGTTGAACGGAACGTGA
- a CDS encoding phosphoadenylyl-sulfate reductase, translating to MNATTTERPSAEDLRVLAESAGRELDGAPALDILRWAAETFGPRLCVTSSMADAVVAHLASRALPGIDVLFLDTGYHFPETIGTRDAVAAFVDANVITLTPRQTVAEQDAEHGPALYARDPDLCCALRKVRVLEAGLAPYDAWATGLRRDEAPSRADTPVVGWDAKREKVKIAPIAHWTQADVEAYVAEHGVLTNPLLQDGYTSIGCAPCTRRTAEGEDARAGRWAGTFKTECGLHG from the coding sequence ATGAACGCCACTACCACCGAGCGCCCCAGCGCCGAGGACCTGCGCGTTCTCGCGGAGAGCGCGGGACGCGAACTCGACGGCGCGCCCGCGCTCGACATCCTGCGCTGGGCCGCGGAAACGTTCGGCCCCCGGCTGTGCGTCACGTCCTCGATGGCCGACGCCGTCGTGGCGCACCTGGCCTCGCGCGCCCTGCCGGGGATCGACGTGCTGTTCCTCGACACCGGCTACCACTTCCCCGAGACGATCGGCACCCGGGACGCGGTCGCGGCCTTCGTCGACGCCAACGTCATCACCCTCACGCCCCGGCAGACCGTCGCGGAGCAGGACGCCGAGCACGGGCCCGCGCTGTACGCGCGCGACCCGGACCTGTGCTGCGCGCTGCGCAAGGTGCGGGTGCTGGAAGCCGGCCTCGCGCCCTACGACGCGTGGGCCACGGGACTGCGCAGGGACGAGGCGCCCTCCCGCGCCGACACGCCGGTCGTGGGCTGGGACGCCAAGCGCGAAAAGGTGAAGATTGCCCCGATAGCTCACTGGACGCAGGCGGATGTGGAAGCCTATGTCGCGGAGCACGGCGTGCTCACCAACCCGCTTCTCCAGGACGGTTATACGTCCATAGGCTGCGCGCCCTGCACGCGCCGCACCGCCGAGGGCGAGGACGCGCGGGCCGGCCGCTGGGCCGGGACGTTCAAGACCGAGTGCGGGCTGCACGGCTGA
- a CDS encoding class I SAM-dependent methyltransferase produces MPAEHNYDHERELWDTYAESTRKTVTSAEARFRWTQYGDHGPGTELLGEPNSVLEIGCGTGRALAHLAQRGVKATGIDLSPVMVQQTTERWGPLGVEFICAEVIAHLENDPTTYDAIYSMFGAAWFADPARLFPLVAERLSPGGVFVFSQPPAIPGAYGPQGMYKGGFAGPAMFTYRYSYPPEVWEGFLSDAGLINAHVRVLAAPEPGHIGTLIGRAQRP; encoded by the coding sequence GTGCCCGCAGAGCACAACTACGACCACGAGCGCGAACTGTGGGACACCTACGCGGAAAGTACCAGGAAGACCGTGACGAGCGCTGAGGCCCGCTTCCGGTGGACGCAGTACGGCGACCACGGGCCGGGAACCGAACTCCTGGGCGAGCCGAACAGCGTGCTGGAAATCGGCTGCGGTACCGGTCGTGCGCTGGCCCATCTCGCGCAGCGAGGCGTCAAGGCAACGGGCATCGACCTTTCCCCCGTCATGGTCCAGCAAACCACCGAAAGGTGGGGGCCACTCGGCGTCGAGTTCATCTGTGCCGAGGTCATCGCGCACCTGGAGAACGACCCCACGACCTATGACGCCATCTATTCCATGTTCGGGGCGGCATGGTTCGCCGATCCCGCGCGGCTCTTCCCGCTGGTTGCCGAACGGCTGAGTCCAGGCGGTGTGTTCGTGTTCTCGCAACCACCGGCCATTCCCGGCGCCTACGGCCCGCAAGGAATGTACAAGGGAGGGTTCGCCGGACCGGCCATGTTCACCTACCGCTACAGCTACCCGCCGGAAGTGTGGGAGGGATTCCTGTCGGACGCGGGGCTCATCAACGCTCACGTCCGCGTCCTGGCGGCCCCCGAACCCGGCCACATCGGAACCCTGATCGGACGTGCTCAGCGCCCCTGA
- a CDS encoding transcriptional regulator, with the protein MKTPNDRLAHWLERSGLSRGELARRVQSNAVARGEPHIAPDATRVRCWLGGESPRDPVPDVLADVFSEHFGFRVTTYDLGLGDRGGARAALVYNASYAATVEAVADLGRADVDRRKFLTAAPFTAVAAVGPSRDWLVNTLDQSPVAGPRVRLEDVSAVRNMFTTFQRMDIFQGGGSGRLVLAEYMTQHVYPLLRRTHTEDVRRALCEAAAEQTYLLGWMAYDNGEHGTAQRYLIQSLRLAEESRNAALGAHVLAGMADQATLQGDPAEGRRLAQAGRQGLARGTSPACLADLWCLEARALALLGDRAGAAHAVAESERAQERVRLEEEPDWAAFIDVAYLHGEHANTFRDLGDADAAQEHARRSIGHARQQKRARRGSMSQAALAVAHLQRRDLEAAHGAGLRAVSLAGQVKSSRSVEAVQDLQRRMRPFGRHRLVADFNERAAQLVSAA; encoded by the coding sequence ATGAAGACGCCGAACGACCGGCTGGCCCACTGGCTTGAGCGGTCCGGCCTGAGCCGCGGTGAACTGGCCCGGCGGGTGCAGTCGAACGCCGTCGCCCGGGGGGAGCCGCACATCGCGCCCGACGCGACGCGGGTGCGCTGCTGGCTCGGTGGGGAAAGCCCGCGCGACCCGGTGCCCGACGTCCTGGCGGACGTGTTCTCCGAGCATTTCGGCTTCCGGGTGACGACCTATGACCTCGGCCTGGGCGATCGGGGCGGCGCTCGGGCCGCACTGGTGTACAACGCCTCGTACGCGGCTACCGTGGAAGCTGTCGCCGATCTGGGGAGAGCGGACGTGGACCGACGGAAGTTCCTGACAGCGGCGCCGTTCACGGCCGTGGCCGCCGTGGGTCCGTCGCGGGACTGGCTGGTGAACACCCTTGATCAGTCCCCGGTTGCCGGGCCGCGCGTGCGCCTGGAGGACGTCTCCGCCGTGCGGAACATGTTCACGACGTTCCAGCGCATGGACATCTTCCAGGGTGGCGGGTCCGGCCGCCTGGTGCTGGCCGAGTACATGACGCAGCACGTCTATCCGCTGCTGCGCCGGACGCATACCGAAGACGTGCGGCGTGCCTTGTGCGAGGCCGCGGCCGAGCAGACCTACCTGCTGGGCTGGATGGCCTACGACAACGGCGAACACGGGACGGCGCAGCGCTACTTGATCCAGTCGCTGCGGCTGGCCGAGGAGTCGAGGAACGCGGCGCTCGGCGCGCACGTGCTGGCCGGGATGGCGGATCAGGCGACGTTGCAAGGCGATCCTGCCGAGGGGCGGCGGCTCGCGCAGGCAGGGCGGCAGGGCCTGGCCCGGGGCACGTCCCCGGCCTGCCTGGCGGACCTGTGGTGCCTGGAGGCGCGGGCGCTCGCGCTGTTGGGCGACCGGGCGGGGGCCGCGCACGCCGTGGCCGAGTCGGAACGGGCACAGGAGCGGGTGCGGTTGGAGGAGGAGCCGGACTGGGCGGCGTTCATCGACGTGGCCTACCTGCACGGTGAGCACGCGAACACGTTCAGGGACCTCGGCGACGCCGACGCCGCCCAGGAGCACGCCCGGCGGTCCATCGGCCACGCGCGGCAGCAGAAGCGCGCCCGGCGCGGGTCCATGTCGCAGGCGGCCCTTGCCGTCGCCCACCTGCAACGGCGCGATCTGGAGGCCGCGCACGGCGCCGGACTGCGCGCCGTGTCACTCGCCGGTCAGGTGAAGTCCTCGCGCTCCGTGGAGGCGGTGCAGGATCTCCAGCGGCGCATGCGCCCGTTCGGACGGCATCGGCTCGTGGCCGATTTCAACGAACGTGCCGCCCAGCTCGTTTCCGCCGCCTAG
- a CDS encoding nitrite/sulfite reductase: MPEPASKPVAPSRRKAGRHRGEGQWAAGHFTPLNPNEQFKKDDDGLNVRTRIETVYSKRGFQSIDPQDLRGRMRWWGLYTQRKPGIDGGKTAILAPEELDDEYFMLRVRIDGGRLTTQQLRVIGEISQEFARGTADVTDRQNVQYHWIRIEDVPEIWRRLEAVGLSTTEACGDTPRVVVGSPVAGIAADEIIDGTPAIEEIHRRVIGNKAYSNLPRKFKTAVSGSPLLDVAHEINDVAFVGVRHPELGPGFDVWVGGGLSTNPKIGVRLGAWVPADEVADVHEGIVGLFRDYGYRRLRTRARIKFLVADWGPEKFRQVLEDEYLLRRMADGPAPEAPVHHWRDHVGVHRQRDGRYYVGFAPRVGRVDGTTLTKIADLAEAHGSQRVHTTVQQKMIILDVPEDRVTALTEGLAALDLAVEPSAFRRGTMACTGIEFCKLAIVETKGRGSWLIDELERRLPGFDEPVTININGCPNSCARIQVADIGLKGQLVTDDAGNQVEGYQVHLGGSLGLEPGFGRKVRGLKVTAAGLADYVERVLRAYQEQREPGERFAQWAARADAESLS, from the coding sequence ATGCCCGAGCCCGCCAGCAAGCCCGTCGCCCCGTCCCGCCGCAAGGCCGGCCGCCACCGCGGCGAAGGCCAGTGGGCGGCCGGCCACTTCACTCCGCTCAACCCCAACGAGCAGTTCAAAAAAGACGACGACGGTCTCAATGTGCGGACACGCATTGAGACGGTCTACTCCAAGCGAGGGTTCCAGTCGATCGACCCGCAGGATCTGCGGGGCCGCATGCGCTGGTGGGGCCTGTACACGCAGCGCAAGCCCGGCATCGACGGCGGCAAGACCGCGATCCTCGCGCCCGAGGAACTGGACGACGAGTACTTCATGCTGCGGGTCCGCATCGACGGCGGACGCCTCACGACGCAGCAGTTGCGCGTCATCGGCGAGATCTCCCAGGAGTTCGCGCGCGGCACGGCCGACGTGACCGACCGGCAGAACGTGCAGTACCACTGGATCCGCATCGAGGACGTGCCCGAGATCTGGCGGCGGCTCGAAGCCGTCGGCCTGTCGACCACCGAGGCGTGCGGCGACACACCGCGCGTCGTCGTGGGCTCGCCCGTGGCCGGTATCGCCGCCGACGAGATCATCGACGGCACCCCCGCCATCGAGGAGATCCACCGCCGGGTCATCGGCAACAAGGCGTACTCCAACCTGCCGCGCAAGTTCAAGACCGCCGTCTCGGGCTCGCCGCTGCTCGACGTGGCGCACGAGATCAACGACGTGGCGTTCGTCGGCGTGCGCCACCCCGAACTCGGCCCCGGGTTCGACGTGTGGGTCGGCGGCGGCCTGTCGACCAACCCCAAGATCGGCGTCCGACTCGGCGCCTGGGTGCCGGCCGATGAGGTGGCCGACGTGCACGAGGGCATCGTCGGCCTGTTCCGCGACTACGGCTACCGCAGGCTGCGCACGCGCGCCCGCATCAAGTTCCTGGTCGCCGACTGGGGGCCGGAGAAGTTCCGCCAGGTGCTTGAGGACGAGTACCTGCTGCGCCGCATGGCCGACGGCCCCGCGCCCGAGGCCCCCGTGCACCACTGGCGCGACCACGTCGGCGTGCACCGCCAGCGCGACGGCCGGTACTACGTGGGCTTCGCGCCGCGCGTGGGGCGGGTCGACGGGACCACGCTGACCAAGATCGCCGATCTCGCCGAGGCGCACGGCTCGCAGCGGGTGCACACCACCGTGCAGCAGAAGATGATCATTCTGGACGTGCCGGAGGACCGGGTCACCGCGCTCACCGAGGGCCTGGCCGCGCTCGACCTCGCCGTCGAGCCCTCCGCGTTCCGGCGCGGCACGATGGCCTGCACCGGCATCGAGTTCTGCAAGCTCGCCATCGTGGAGACCAAGGGCCGCGGCTCCTGGCTCATCGACGAACTGGAGCGCCGCCTCCCCGGGTTCGACGAGCCGGTCACCATCAACATCAACGGCTGCCCCAACTCCTGCGCCCGCATCCAGGTGGCCGACATCGGCCTCAAGGGGCAGCTGGTCACCGACGACGCGGGCAACCAGGTCGAGGGCTACCAGGTGCACCTCGGCGGCTCCCTCGGCCTCGAACCCGGCTTCGGCCGCAAGGTCCGCGGCCTGAAGGTCACCGCGGCGGGGCTCGCCGACTACGTCGAACGCGTCCTGCGCGCCTACCAGGAGCAGCGCGAGCCCGGGGAGCGCTTCGCCCAGTGGGCGGCCCGCGCCGACGCGGAGTCGCTGTCGTGA